Genomic DNA from Betaproteobacteria bacterium:
CCGGCGGCTCGTCCGAGCCGGCCATGGTCAGGCGGTCGCGATCGTAGATCAGCGTGCCTTTCGTTCCCATGATTTCCAGCCGACCCGAAGTTTTTCCGACATCGTGTATTACTCTCCTCGCGGCCGAATTCCAACCGGCCAAACGAAAACCCCGCCGGAGCAGGGTTTTCGTTGGTGTGGATGCTTCGACTGTCTGGCAGGCAGGCTTGAGTTCGCGCGCTTGTTGCGATCGTCAGCCCTTCGTCCTGCGGGTAGCAGGGGCGACGCTTTGCGCGTCGCCGCCGACTACAAAACCATTACGCCTTCAGGCACGCGTCGCGGACTTTCTTGAACTCGGCGCCTTTGAGACCCTTGGCCTTGGCATTGCAGGTCTTCATCTTTTCCTGCTGCGGCGTGAGTTGCTTGGCTTCGGTTCCGGCCGCCGCCGCGGCCGGCTGGGCCTTCAGACATTCATCGCGAACTTTCTTGAACTCGTCGCCCTTGAGACCCTTGGCCTTGGCGTTGCAGGTCTTCATCTTTTCCTGCTGCGCGGTGGCGGCCAGGACTGGCATCGCGAGAAACGAAAGGCTGAGCAGCAATATGATCTTTTTCATGTAACTCCCCTAGGCATGTTGTGTTGAATGCTCCCCGCGTTCGGGGAGCATTCCCGCTAACGCGTCGCGGCAGCCAGGGTTGACGGTTCGTGCGCCGACGGCAACGGTGCCAGCCGTCCTTCGGCATCGAATACAAACGCAGCCGCCGGCGACGCAATCTGGAAATGTTCGGGACGGGAGCGTACTTCCGCGAGCAAGGGTTCCGAGACCTGGATCTGGGCGATTTCGAGGGTGTTGCGGATGCGCACGATCCGGCAGTGTTCGGGCTTGACCCGCACGACGGTTTTGACCGCGAGCTGAATCGCCTCGCGTTCCGTGTTCATGACGATGGGGATAGCCCCGCCGTCGAGATTCATCGAGGTAATGATGTTGGCGTAGGTCGACGGAATGTCGATTTCCTTGAACAGCCGCATGGTAATGACGTCCGCTCCGCCCAGTCCGGTGGCGTTGCCGTGAGTCTCATGGGTCAGTCCGAGCACGA
This window encodes:
- a CDS encoding phosphate starvation-inducible protein PsiF translates to MKKIILLLSLSFLAMPVLAATAQQEKMKTCNAKAKGLKGDEFKKVRDECLKAQPAAAAAGTEAKQLTPQQEKMKTCNAKAKGLKGAEFKKVRDACLKA